A section of the Streptomyces sp. SCL15-4 genome encodes:
- a CDS encoding acyl-CoA dehydrogenase family protein → MSATTTPRTTVTEREARRVAEAARQRDWRGPSFAKELFLGRFRLDLIHPHPLPDEESVRHGEEFLAKLRAFCETVIDPARIEREARIPDEVVAGLKELGALGMKIGPEYGGLGLSQLYYNKALALVGSVSPAVGALLSAHQSIGVPQPLKLFGTPEQKDAFLPRCARTDISAFLLTEPDVGSDPARLATTAVPEGDAYILDGVKLWTTNGVVADLLVVMARVPQSEGHPGGITAFVVEAASEGITVENRNAFMGLRGIENGVTRFHRVRVPAANRIGPEGAGLKIALTTLNTGRLSLPAMCAGAGKWCLKIAREWAAEREQWGKPVALHEAVGSKIAFIAATTFALEAVLDLSSQMADEDRHDIRIEAALAKLYGSEAAWRMADELVQIRGGRGYETAESLRARGERPVPAEQMLRDLRINRIFEGSTEIMHLLIAREAVDAHLSVAGDLIDPDKSLADKARAGAHAGAFYARWLPKLLAGPGQLPTSYTEFRHATDLSKHLRYVERTARRLARSTFYAMSRWQGRMETRQGFLGRIVDIGAELFAMSAACVRAERLRAEDRHGREAYQLADAFCRQARIRVEELFTRLWTNTDDLDRGLVKAVLAGSHTWLEEGILDPSGEGPWIADATPGPPTRENVRRPYGS, encoded by the coding sequence ATGTCCGCCACCACCACCCCACGCACCACCGTCACCGAGCGCGAGGCCCGCCGGGTGGCGGAGGCCGCCCGGCAGCGGGACTGGCGGGGGCCCAGCTTCGCCAAGGAGCTGTTCCTCGGGCGCTTCCGGCTCGACCTCATCCACCCCCACCCGCTGCCCGACGAGGAGTCCGTCCGGCACGGCGAGGAGTTCCTGGCGAAGCTGCGCGCCTTCTGCGAGACGGTGATCGACCCCGCCCGCATCGAGCGCGAGGCCCGCATCCCCGACGAGGTCGTGGCGGGCCTGAAGGAACTCGGTGCGCTCGGCATGAAGATCGGCCCCGAGTACGGCGGTCTCGGCCTGTCCCAGCTGTACTACAACAAGGCCCTCGCCCTGGTCGGCTCCGTCAGCCCCGCCGTCGGCGCGCTGCTCTCCGCGCACCAGTCGATCGGTGTGCCGCAGCCGCTGAAGCTCTTCGGCACGCCGGAGCAGAAGGACGCCTTCCTGCCCCGCTGCGCCCGCACCGACATCTCCGCGTTCCTGCTCACCGAGCCGGACGTGGGCTCCGACCCGGCCCGCCTCGCCACCACGGCCGTGCCCGAGGGCGACGCGTACATCCTCGACGGAGTGAAACTGTGGACCACCAACGGGGTGGTGGCCGATCTGCTCGTCGTCATGGCACGGGTGCCGCAGTCCGAGGGGCATCCGGGCGGCATCACCGCGTTCGTGGTGGAGGCCGCCTCCGAGGGCATCACCGTGGAGAACCGCAACGCCTTCATGGGCCTGCGCGGCATCGAGAACGGCGTCACCCGCTTCCACCGGGTCAGGGTCCCGGCGGCGAACCGGATCGGGCCCGAGGGCGCCGGTCTGAAGATCGCGCTCACCACGCTCAACACCGGCCGGCTGTCGCTGCCCGCGATGTGCGCGGGCGCCGGCAAGTGGTGTCTGAAGATCGCCCGCGAGTGGGCGGCGGAGCGCGAGCAGTGGGGCAAGCCGGTGGCGCTGCACGAGGCCGTCGGGTCGAAGATCGCGTTCATCGCGGCGACGACGTTCGCCCTGGAGGCCGTCCTCGACCTGTCCTCGCAGATGGCCGACGAGGACCGCCACGACATCCGCATCGAGGCCGCCCTCGCCAAGCTCTACGGCTCCGAGGCGGCCTGGCGGATGGCCGACGAACTGGTCCAGATCCGCGGCGGACGCGGCTACGAGACGGCCGAGTCCCTGCGGGCGCGCGGCGAACGCCCGGTCCCGGCCGAGCAGATGCTGCGCGACCTGCGCATCAACCGCATCTTCGAGGGCTCCACGGAGATCATGCACCTGCTGATCGCCCGGGAGGCCGTGGACGCCCACCTCTCGGTCGCCGGCGACCTGATCGACCCCGACAAGTCCCTGGCCGACAAGGCGCGGGCCGGCGCGCACGCGGGCGCCTTCTACGCCAGGTGGCTGCCGAAACTGCTCGCGGGCCCCGGTCAGCTCCCCACGTCCTACACCGAGTTCCGGCACGCGACCGACCTCTCCAAGCATCTGCGCTACGTGGAGCGCACCGCCCGCAGGCTCGCCCGCTCCACCTTCTACGCCATGTCCCGCTGGCAGGGCCGGATGGAGACCAGGCAGGGCTTCCTCGGCCGGATCGTGGACATCGGCGCCGAACTGTTCGCGATGAGCGCGGCCTGCGTACGCGCCGAGCGGCTGCGGGCCGAGGACCGGCACGGCCGGGAGGCCTACCAGCTCGCCGACGCCTTCTGCCGCCAGGCCCGCATCCGCGTCGAGGAACTGTTCACCCGCCTGTGGACCAACACCGACGACCTGGACCGCGGGCTGGTCAAGGCCGTCCTCGCCGGCTCCCACACCTGGCTGGAGGAGGGCATCCTCGATCCGTCGGGCGAGGGCCCATGGATCGCCGACGCGACCCCCGGACCCCCGACCCGCGAGAACGTCCGCCGTCCCTACGGGAGTTAG
- a CDS encoding glycosyl hydrolase family 95 catalytic domain-containing protein, which produces MSATPVHGTWEPAPAARWEDAFPSGNGHHGVLVYGDPDDERVIVTQHTLVRPNGGEHARPPRLAAALPEVQDRLLAGHLTAAEALTDGRPLQWVQPFHPAFQVRVRRPAGAGREVRRAVDFTSGEVTAAGGGAVSRVFVSRADDVIVHEVTAGDLHLTLDHRLPGAPAGLRVGHGALLTPEGAVLSLRVRYPGSDRAYTGVTLLAVTGGRTELTPPGVRVTGCRSALLLTRVLRHTGEADAGAETRRLQDLLDGTERPYDGLLARHLDRHRTAYLRVTLDLGADPAERALPGSELLKRPHSPALLERLFAAGRYHLLSSSGHHPPRLTGLWTGDWDTAWSGAFTTNANLNLQTAAAPAAALPEVTEALAAFVTRQLPDWRANARAVFGTRGAVAPSHSDGESGLTYHFSREYPLHLWTAGADWLLKPLVDHDEIQGAQDPRTAAALAEAALFYEDFLTRTDAAGHLVIVPSYSPENRPANGSWGAVNAAMDLSAARHTLLTAARYHPGQADRWRALADRLPPHRINADGALAEWAWPGLHDTYDHRHLSHLYGVWPLEEITPYDTPRLAAAAHRALELRGAENDSAHGHLHHALIAARLRDPERAGRALRRVLDGDFFHASLMSAHYPHRDVYNADAAHTLPGVLVETLLQSTPDRLILLPAVPDSCPRGELRGIRTRFGAEVDLAWDPDGARAVVRPGRTHRVELRTSSGTAFLDLVAGEARVLTLRTR; this is translated from the coding sequence ATGAGCGCCACGCCGGTCCACGGCACCTGGGAGCCGGCCCCGGCCGCGCGCTGGGAGGACGCCTTCCCGAGCGGCAACGGCCACCACGGCGTCCTGGTGTACGGCGACCCGGACGACGAGCGGGTCATCGTCACCCAGCACACCCTGGTCCGGCCCAACGGCGGCGAACACGCCCGGCCGCCCCGGCTGGCCGCCGCCCTCCCGGAGGTCCAGGACCGGCTGCTCGCCGGGCACCTCACCGCCGCCGAGGCGCTCACCGACGGCCGCCCGCTCCAGTGGGTGCAGCCCTTCCACCCCGCCTTCCAGGTCCGGGTGCGCCGGCCGGCGGGCGCCGGGCGGGAGGTGCGCCGGGCCGTCGACTTCACCAGCGGCGAGGTCACGGCGGCCGGCGGCGGCGCCGTGAGCCGTGTCTTCGTCTCCCGCGCCGACGACGTGATCGTGCACGAGGTCACCGCCGGCGACCTCCACCTCACCCTGGACCACCGGCTGCCGGGCGCCCCGGCCGGCCTGCGGGTCGGGCACGGCGCGCTGCTCACTCCCGAGGGCGCCGTGCTGAGCCTGCGCGTCAGATACCCGGGCAGCGACCGCGCCTACACCGGCGTCACCCTCCTCGCCGTCACCGGCGGCCGGACGGAACTCACCCCGCCCGGCGTCCGCGTCACCGGCTGCCGCTCCGCGCTGCTGCTCACGAGGGTGCTGCGGCACACCGGCGAGGCGGACGCCGGCGCCGAGACCCGGCGCCTCCAGGACCTCCTCGACGGCACCGAACGCCCCTACGACGGCCTGCTCGCCCGCCATCTGGACCGGCACCGCACCGCCTACCTGCGGGTCACCCTGGACCTCGGCGCCGACCCGGCCGAACGCGCCCTGCCCGGCTCCGAGCTGCTGAAGCGACCGCACAGCCCGGCCCTGCTGGAACGGCTGTTCGCGGCCGGCCGCTACCACCTGCTCTCCAGCAGCGGCCACCACCCGCCCCGGCTCACCGGGCTGTGGACCGGCGACTGGGACACCGCCTGGTCCGGCGCGTTCACCACCAACGCCAACCTCAACCTCCAGACCGCCGCCGCGCCCGCCGCCGCCCTGCCCGAGGTCACCGAGGCGCTGGCCGCCTTCGTCACCCGGCAGCTGCCGGACTGGCGGGCCAACGCCCGCGCGGTCTTCGGCACCCGGGGCGCGGTCGCGCCCTCGCACAGCGACGGCGAGTCCGGGCTGACCTACCACTTCAGCCGCGAGTACCCGCTGCACCTGTGGACCGCCGGCGCCGACTGGCTGCTCAAGCCGCTGGTCGACCACGACGAGATCCAGGGCGCACAGGACCCGCGCACCGCCGCCGCACTCGCCGAGGCAGCCCTCTTCTACGAGGACTTCCTCACCCGCACCGACGCCGCGGGCCACCTGGTGATCGTGCCGTCCTACTCACCGGAGAACCGCCCGGCGAACGGCAGCTGGGGCGCGGTCAACGCGGCCATGGACCTCTCCGCCGCCCGCCACACCCTGCTCACCGCCGCCCGCTACCACCCCGGACAGGCGGACAGGTGGCGGGCGCTGGCCGACCGGCTGCCCCCGCACCGGATCAACGCCGACGGAGCCCTCGCCGAATGGGCCTGGCCCGGCCTCCACGACACCTACGACCACCGCCACCTCAGCCACCTGTACGGCGTCTGGCCCCTGGAGGAGATCACCCCGTACGACACCCCGCGCCTGGCCGCCGCCGCCCACCGGGCGCTGGAACTGCGCGGCGCCGAGAACGACTCCGCCCACGGCCATCTCCACCACGCCCTGATCGCCGCCCGGCTCCGCGACCCCGAGCGCGCCGGCCGCGCCCTGCGCCGGGTCCTCGACGGCGACTTCTTCCACGCCTCCCTGATGAGCGCCCACTACCCCCACCGCGACGTCTACAACGCGGACGCCGCGCACACCCTCCCCGGTGTGCTCGTCGAGACGCTCCTCCAGTCCACCCCGGACCGCCTGATCCTGCTCCCGGCGGTCCCCGACAGCTGTCCGCGCGGCGAACTGCGCGGCATCCGCACCCGGTTCGGCGCCGAGGTCGACCTCGCCTGGGACCCGGACGGCGCCCGGGCGGTCGTCCGGCCCGGCCGCACCCACCGCGTCGAGCTGCGGACTTCCTCCGGCACCGCGTTCCTCGACCTGGTCGCCGGAGAAGCCCGCGTCCTCACCCTGAGGACGCGGTGA
- a CDS encoding LacI family DNA-binding transcriptional regulator, with the protein MVTLAEVAQHAGVSASTVSYVLSGKRSISATTRHRVEQSIRELGYHPNAGARALAGKRSNIIALMIPLRTDMYVPVMMEIAIAVATTARTHGYDVLLLTGEEGPDAVRRVTGSGLADAMILMDVELEDERLPLLRGTDQPSVLIGLPADAGGLTCVDLDWSATGALCVEHLAGLGHRDIAVIGEAPAVYERHTGFAERTLDGLRSGARRAGVRLLHRPCEGGYDAMALTLARVFDERPATTGFVVQNESAVEPLLALLRQQGRAVPEDVSVVAVCPDQVAVQASVRLTSVAIPAQEMGRRAVEHLVAKLDGRGGEEVVLLAPELTRRASSGPAPAAP; encoded by the coding sequence ATGGTCACCCTCGCCGAGGTCGCCCAGCACGCCGGAGTCTCGGCGAGCACGGTGAGCTATGTCCTCAGCGGCAAGCGGTCCATCTCCGCCACCACCCGGCACCGGGTCGAGCAGAGCATCCGGGAGCTCGGCTACCACCCGAACGCGGGCGCCCGCGCCCTGGCCGGCAAACGGTCGAACATCATCGCCCTCATGATCCCGCTACGCACCGACATGTACGTACCGGTGATGATGGAGATCGCCATCGCGGTGGCCACCACCGCCCGCACGCACGGCTACGACGTCCTGCTGCTCACCGGCGAGGAGGGGCCCGACGCGGTGCGCCGGGTCACCGGCAGCGGGCTGGCCGACGCGATGATCCTGATGGACGTCGAGCTGGAGGACGAGCGGCTGCCGCTGCTCAGAGGCACCGACCAGCCGTCCGTGCTGATCGGTCTGCCCGCCGACGCGGGCGGTCTGACCTGCGTGGACCTGGACTGGAGCGCGACCGGCGCGCTGTGCGTGGAGCATCTGGCCGGCCTCGGGCACCGTGACATCGCCGTCATCGGCGAGGCCCCGGCGGTCTACGAACGGCACACCGGCTTCGCCGAACGCACCCTGGACGGGCTGCGCTCCGGGGCCCGCCGGGCGGGCGTGCGGCTGCTGCACCGGCCGTGCGAGGGCGGCTACGACGCGATGGCCCTCACCCTGGCCCGCGTCTTCGACGAGCGCCCGGCGACGACCGGGTTCGTGGTGCAGAACGAGTCGGCGGTGGAGCCGCTGCTCGCGCTGCTGCGCCAGCAGGGCCGGGCCGTGCCGGAGGACGTGTCCGTGGTCGCGGTCTGCCCGGACCAGGTCGCCGTGCAGGCCTCGGTGCGGCTGACCTCGGTCGCCATCCCCGCCCAGGAGATGGGCCGGCGGGCCGTGGAGCACCTGGTGGCCAAGCTGGACGGGCGGGGCGGCGAGGAGGTCGTGCTGCTCGCGCCCGAGCTGACCCGCCGGGCGAGTTCGGGACCGGCCCCGGCCGCGCCCTGA
- a CDS encoding GH12 family glycosyl hydrolase domain-containing protein: protein MATSTLGRVAKALLAPALALGATVGLASAPASAAVWSTCDQWGNTTLNGYTLYNNIWGSGAGSQCVWANSGTNWGVHADHPNTGGIKSYPDAKKVINKPITSLTSLTSSYNVTVPASGAYNTSYDIWDTDYDYEIMLWVNKTGPVGPLGTSQGNVTLGGHTWTVYKGNNGANEVFSFIRTSNSASGTVNILPILKWIKDTKGWFGNETIGDVQFGYEITSSSGGLDFTTNNLTVSGG, encoded by the coding sequence ATGGCAACCAGCACCCTCGGCAGGGTCGCCAAGGCCCTGCTCGCCCCCGCACTCGCCCTCGGCGCCACCGTCGGCCTCGCCTCGGCACCCGCCTCCGCCGCCGTCTGGAGCACCTGCGACCAGTGGGGCAACACCACCCTGAACGGCTACACGCTCTACAACAACATCTGGGGTTCCGGCGCCGGCAGCCAGTGCGTCTGGGCCAACTCCGGCACCAACTGGGGTGTGCACGCCGACCACCCCAACACCGGCGGCATCAAGTCCTACCCCGACGCCAAGAAGGTGATCAACAAGCCGATCACCTCGCTGACCTCGCTCACCAGCAGCTACAACGTCACCGTCCCGGCGTCCGGCGCGTACAACACGTCGTACGACATCTGGGACACGGACTACGACTACGAGATCATGCTCTGGGTCAACAAGACCGGACCCGTCGGGCCTCTCGGAACCTCGCAGGGCAACGTCACCCTGGGCGGTCACACCTGGACCGTCTACAAGGGCAACAACGGCGCCAACGAGGTGTTCTCCTTCATCCGCACCTCCAACTCCGCCTCCGGCACGGTGAACATCCTGCCGATCCTGAAGTGGATCAAGGACACCAAGGGCTGGTTCGGCAACGAGACCATCGGCGACGTCCAGTTCGGCTACGAGATCACGTCCTCGTCCGGCGGCCTGGACTTCACCACCAACAACCTGACCGTCAGCGGCGGCTGA